Proteins found in one Oncorhynchus mykiss isolate Arlee chromosome 17, USDA_OmykA_1.1, whole genome shotgun sequence genomic segment:
- the LOC110494542 gene encoding opioid growth factor receptor isoform X1, whose product MSMAIQTGRTLPAIVKLFAELRRKCRMCPRIERFWLWLNGFYCSTLLKRAFWRLIILPIHAWRLIIPNCPPDHPELIQDTNEYYCEYDSTWEDPTSEETSRKRTNNYTIRSTRQRDDRRMPNLQFYLGQRASSPDGIYIEDFHNNWYGKYSKLERVHSYIQWLFPLQERGMNYQAKELTKKEIEAFLQDETAKKRLVKSYKLMLDFYGIQLSNDTTGEVRRANNWRDRFDNLDRHTHNNLRITRILKCLGTLGFPHYQAPLVRFFLEETLVKGNLYNVKESVLNYFISAVIVQQKRKELVEYAYKLYEVKHQFVVP is encoded by the exons ATGTCTATGGCTATTCAAACAGGGAGAACGCTGCCAGCGATAGTCAAATTGTTTGCTGAGCTGAGACGAAAATGTAGGATGTGTCCCAGGATTGAACGGTTTTGGTTATGGCTAAACGGATTCTATTGCTCTACTCTGCTTAAACGCGCCTTCTGGCGTTTAATTATACTCCCCATACATGCTTGGAGATTGATCATCCCAAATTGTCCTCCTGATCATCCAGAACTCATTCAGGACACCAACGAGTACTACTGCGAGTACGACTCAACATGGGAAGATCCAACAAGTGAAGAAACAAGTCGTAAGAGAACCAACAAt TACACCATTCGGTCAACAAGGCAACGA GATGATAGGCGTATGCCTAATTTACAGTTCTACCTTGGACagagggcctcctcccctgatg GAATCTACATTGAGGACTTTCACAATAACTGGTATGGGAAATATTCAAAACTGGAAAGAGTTCACTCATACATACAATG GTTGTTCCCTCTTCAAGAACGAGGAATGAATTATCAAGCCAAAGAACTCACCAAGAAGGAAATTGAG GCTTTCCTTCAAGATGAAACTGCGAAGAAGAGGCTGGTCAAGTCGTACAAGCTCATGCTGGACTTCTACGGCATCCAGCTGTCAAATGACACAACAGGGGAAGTACGACGTGCTAATAACTGGCGTGACAGATTTGACAACCTGGACAG ACATACACACAACAACCTGCGCATCACCCGCATCCTGAAGTGCCTGGGCACTCTGGGGTTCCCCCACTACCAGGCCCCACTCGTCCGCTTCTTCCTGGAGGAAACTCTTGTCAAAGGCAACCTGTACAATGTGAAGGAGAGCGTGCTCAACTACTTCATTTCTGCTGTCATTGTTCAGCAAAAACGCAAGGAATTAGTTGAGTATGCCTATAAGCTCTATGAGGTCAAACATCAGTTTGTCGTGCCCTAA
- the LOC110494542 gene encoding opioid growth factor receptor isoform X2 produces MSMAIQTGRTLPAIVKLFAELRRKCRMCPRIERFWLWLNGFYCSTLLKRAFWRLIILPIHAWRLIIPNCPPDHPELIQDTNEYYCEYDSTWEDPTSEETSRKRTNNYTIRSTRQRDDRRMPNLQFYLGQRASSPDGIYIEDFHNNWLFPLQERGMNYQAKELTKKEIEAFLQDETAKKRLVKSYKLMLDFYGIQLSNDTTGEVRRANNWRDRFDNLDRHTHNNLRITRILKCLGTLGFPHYQAPLVRFFLEETLVKGNLYNVKESVLNYFISAVIVQQKRKELVEYAYKLYEVKHQFVVP; encoded by the exons ATGTCTATGGCTATTCAAACAGGGAGAACGCTGCCAGCGATAGTCAAATTGTTTGCTGAGCTGAGACGAAAATGTAGGATGTGTCCCAGGATTGAACGGTTTTGGTTATGGCTAAACGGATTCTATTGCTCTACTCTGCTTAAACGCGCCTTCTGGCGTTTAATTATACTCCCCATACATGCTTGGAGATTGATCATCCCAAATTGTCCTCCTGATCATCCAGAACTCATTCAGGACACCAACGAGTACTACTGCGAGTACGACTCAACATGGGAAGATCCAACAAGTGAAGAAACAAGTCGTAAGAGAACCAACAAt TACACCATTCGGTCAACAAGGCAACGA GATGATAGGCGTATGCCTAATTTACAGTTCTACCTTGGACagagggcctcctcccctgatg GAATCTACATTGAGGACTTTCACAATAACTG GTTGTTCCCTCTTCAAGAACGAGGAATGAATTATCAAGCCAAAGAACTCACCAAGAAGGAAATTGAG GCTTTCCTTCAAGATGAAACTGCGAAGAAGAGGCTGGTCAAGTCGTACAAGCTCATGCTGGACTTCTACGGCATCCAGCTGTCAAATGACACAACAGGGGAAGTACGACGTGCTAATAACTGGCGTGACAGATTTGACAACCTGGACAG ACATACACACAACAACCTGCGCATCACCCGCATCCTGAAGTGCCTGGGCACTCTGGGGTTCCCCCACTACCAGGCCCCACTCGTCCGCTTCTTCCTGGAGGAAACTCTTGTCAAAGGCAACCTGTACAATGTGAAGGAGAGCGTGCTCAACTACTTCATTTCTGCTGTCATTGTTCAGCAAAAACGCAAGGAATTAGTTGAGTATGCCTATAAGCTCTATGAGGTCAAACATCAGTTTGTCGTGCCCTAA
- the LOC110494542 gene encoding opioid growth factor receptor isoform X3, whose translation MPNLQFYLGQRASSPDGIYIEDFHNNWYGKYSKLERVHSYIQWLFPLQERGMNYQAKELTKKEIEAFLQDETAKKRLVKSYKLMLDFYGIQLSNDTTGEVRRANNWRDRFDNLDRHTHNNLRITRILKCLGTLGFPHYQAPLVRFFLEETLVKGNLYNVKESVLNYFISAVIVQQKRKELVEYAYKLYEVKHQFVVP comes from the exons ATGCCTAATTTACAGTTCTACCTTGGACagagggcctcctcccctgatg GAATCTACATTGAGGACTTTCACAATAACTGGTATGGGAAATATTCAAAACTGGAAAGAGTTCACTCATACATACAATG GTTGTTCCCTCTTCAAGAACGAGGAATGAATTATCAAGCCAAAGAACTCACCAAGAAGGAAATTGAG GCTTTCCTTCAAGATGAAACTGCGAAGAAGAGGCTGGTCAAGTCGTACAAGCTCATGCTGGACTTCTACGGCATCCAGCTGTCAAATGACACAACAGGGGAAGTACGACGTGCTAATAACTGGCGTGACAGATTTGACAACCTGGACAG ACATACACACAACAACCTGCGCATCACCCGCATCCTGAAGTGCCTGGGCACTCTGGGGTTCCCCCACTACCAGGCCCCACTCGTCCGCTTCTTCCTGGAGGAAACTCTTGTCAAAGGCAACCTGTACAATGTGAAGGAGAGCGTGCTCAACTACTTCATTTCTGCTGTCATTGTTCAGCAAAAACGCAAGGAATTAGTTGAGTATGCCTATAAGCTCTATGAGGTCAAACATCAGTTTGTCGTGCCCTAA